DNA from Camelina sativa cultivar DH55 unplaced genomic scaffold, Cs unpScaffold02042, whole genome shotgun sequence:
CCCCCCCCTTCAAGTTGGCGGTGGGTGATAACGAACGCCAAACTTGGACAGAAGCTTATCGAATGCAGGACGCGGGAGAGCTTTCGTAAGTATGTCAGCAACTTGATCGATGGTAGAAATATGCTCAGTAGTAATGAGTTTATCTTGAACAGCGTCACGGACTTGATGACAATCAGACTCAATGTGTTTCGTACGTTCATGGAAAACATGATTCTTCGCAATGTGTATCACGGTTGAATAGGTTGAGAAGGATGTAACCCAAACGTATCAAGAAGCTGTCGTAACCACTTTATTTCTCGCAGAGTATAGGCCATGGCGCGATACTCAGCTTCAGCGGAAGAGTTAGAGACGGTGTGTTGCTTCTTGGTCTTCCAAGAGATGGGAGATGAGCCAAGAAAAACCACATAGGCGCTAAGAGACCGACGAGTAAGAGGACACGCATTCCAGTCGGAATCACAATAGGCGATTAAGGAGGCAGCACTATCCGAATGAAGTAAAATGCCCTGCTCAGGACAACCCTTAAGATAACGAACCACTCGAATGGCAGCTTCCCAATGAGGAAGTAGAGGTGTTTGCATGAACTGTGACAGGATGTGAATGATATAACTGAGCTCCGGGCGAGTAATACTGAGGTATATAAGACGACCGACCAGACGACGATACTCTTCTGGCCGCTTGAGAACAGGTCCTTGAGCAGAAGCGAGCTTGTGATGAGGCTCAACCGGA
Protein-coding regions in this window:
- the LOC109131676 gene encoding uncharacterized protein LOC109131676; translated protein: MYVHNAFLHGDLEEEVYIKLPSGFHSTDPTKVCRLRKSLYGLRQAPHCWFEKLATALRTFEFKQSYPDYSLFSFVQNGIVLHVLVYVDDFIVAGNNLDEIERFKAYMSKCFHMKDLGNLKYFLGIEVSRGPDGIFLSQRNYAQDIIAEACLRGAKTFATPVEPHHKLASAQGPVLKRPEEYRRLVGRLIYLSITRPELSYIIHILSQFMQTPLLPHWEAAIRVVRYLKGCPEQGILLHSDSAASLIAYCDSDWNACPLTRRSLSAYVVFLGSSPISWKTKKQHTVSNSSAEAEYRAMAYTLREIKWLRQLLDTFGLHPSQPIQP